Proteins from a single region of Trichoplusia ni isolate ovarian cell line Hi5 chromosome 3, tn1, whole genome shotgun sequence:
- the LOC113492314 gene encoding uncharacterized protein LOC113492314 translates to MRVKRRRYSSVSDDDKPLIKMLVRHEDHNSFDSLCRHNQQTCELCDQVFENRYSQIIHNMKHIIIPLLNLNIHQCKLCLHHFTSQKDLNEHTRKKHPKTKITELDLVKKGNLQIKEELKTSIRDLKVPVNFSDLKVPLKSELVSTQGSSIESGSIKNRLIFEDDLVLNSDLLLNNFTVNCRVNLEPYPMVNWPHQDTNYDMVSDLKVPSREVVPLMSDLGRYSPSVHYDDLIKPGVFRCKKCGKRFPARYDAIIHEASHIKFKNTRVTLCGTCNEYIVGNGKILMLHYLAKHKRQRENTQKHTEIKNNGINNVKHTITEDLSKKVLYEEDELISYSSSKTLMLCDLCFSFCKNGVSRSYTCVGTVNELGRRNPCSKCGSLFFEVKLVKQDIHIKRHLKDAKKHAKKKMSNEERLRCIKNRFKLLRN, encoded by the exons ATGAGGGTTAAAAGAAGGAGATATAGCAGCGTAAGTGATGATGATAAGCCGCTCATCAAGATGCTCGTCCGGCATGAAGATCACAACTCCTTCGACAGCTTGTGCCGTCACAATCAACAGACATGTGAACTCTGCGATCAAGTTTTTGAAAATAG gtaTTCCCAGATAATCCATAATAtgaaacatataataataccaCTTTTGAACCTCAACATCCACCAATGTAAACTATGCCTGCATCATTTCACGAGCCAAAAAGATCTAAACGAGCACACACGAAAAAAGcatccaaaaactaaaataactgaATTAGATCTAGTCAAGAAAGGAAATTTACAAATTAAGGAAGAACTTAAGACAAGTATAAGAGATCTGAAAGTACCAGTCAATTTTTCTGACTTAAAAGTACCGCTAAAGTCAGAGTTAGTGTCAACCCAAGGCAGCAGTATAGAAAGTGGTTCTATAAAGAATCGATTGATTTTCGAAGATGATTTGGTACTAAATAGTGATCTATTGCTCAATAACTTTACTGTTAACTGTCGGGTTAACTTAGAACCTTATCCGATGGTCAATTGGCCTCATCAAGACACTAATTACGATATGGTCTCTGATTTAAAAGTACCAAGTCGAGAGGTGGTACCGTTGATGTCAGATTTGGGTCGGTACAGTCCGAGTGTCCATTATGATGATTTGATAAAGCCCGGGGTGTTTAGATGCAAGAAATGTGGCAAACGGTTTCCTGCTAG GTACGACGCGATTATACACGAAGCATCacatataaaattcaaaaatactcGCGTAACCCTATGCGGTACTTGCAACGAGTACATAGTTGGCAACggcaaaatattaatgttgcatTATCTTGCCAAGCACAAGCGTCAAAGagaaaatacacaaaaacacacagaaattaaaaacaatggcATAAACAATGTAAAACACACTATAACAGAGGATttaagtaaaaaggttttatacgaAGAAGATGAATTAATATCCTATTCATCCTCAAAAACATTAATGCTATGCGATCTGTGCTTTTCGTTTTGTAAAAATGGCGTAAGCAGGAGTTATACTTGTGTTGGCACTGTCAACGAATTGGGAAGGAGGAATCCTTGCAGCAAATGTGGCTCCTTATTTTTTGAGGTTAAGTTGGTGAAACAGGATATTCACATAAAgagacatttgaaagatgccAAAAAGCACGCgaaaaagaaaatgtcaaaTGAGGAGCGGCTGAggtgtattaaaaatagatttaaattgtTGAGAAActga
- the LOC113492313 gene encoding conserved oligomeric Golgi complex subunit 7, translating into MDLKTFGEDNFDSKQWINKAWASSGNQEKEIFVANTVSRLQLYMKQLTNSLDETTTQIVTSIPRIVQDASSLQLEGALLQQKLMSLEQKVQSVEEQTGHSIESLQKIDQLKSRLENAASALREADKWAALASSLEDILETGVPTQPDKLSELADQVSAMTASLEVLSDAPDYETKRLQLETLYNRLEAAISPPIIEALTQMDAERTSRYVTIFTGMNRFVSLCRCWRRAAAQRLASDWPRLSSHTLAATTAMLSADAAKQVDWLTNVLKTDTPLAELLRLYTDLLLSLDPSPTKVVSANLKLCSTPEEGIQLLITLRSDIDDFITCIQGIIDAPRPNKETLPATILREFGRAAYAPLRELLPQYSELQTQLLLQHLKDPQLDQEDLLEHSRAILTVSERCEQWLAKAHSTAKKIAGDALSPYYIPAVENFISTLASLISAHARRIETTFLSSASSGQATGVLSSSFPASLMLQTAAATILDTLAKQEFEEPKDLDPLHDLPYLLLESSERPRGPPPPLPSSATLRRSKDQLRNLARAILRNPIHVQLEKIPQLSVWNNNDALSTDLPDFALSPQEYITEIGQYLMTLPQHLEMHLSEKQAPLQYLSEVCTHTCEVYAEKILNIRNMDALGTKRCLNDIVYLSSVVEDLGSSITPALRSLEKSLRAAAPAQTD; encoded by the exons atg gatttaaaAACGTTTGGCGAGGATAATTTTGATTCGAAACAATGGATTAATAAGGCTTGGGCCTCTAGCGGTAACCAAGAAAAGGAG ATTTTCGTTGCCAATACAGTTTCAAGATTGCAGCTGTATATGAAACAGCTGACAAACTCTCTGGATGAGACTACCACGCAG ATTGTAACCTCAATCCCTCGCATAGTGCAAGACGCGTCATCCCTGCAACTAGAAGGTGCCCTTCTGCAGCAGAAGCTGATGTCTCTTGAACAGAAGGTCCAAAGCGTTGAGGAGCAGACCGGTCACTCAATAGAAAGTCTTCAGAAGATTGATCAGTTGAAGAGTCGTTTGGAg AATGCAGCATCAGCTCTTCGCGAAGCTGACAAATGGGCAGCACTGGCGTCTTCTCTTGAGGATATACTGGAGACAGGTGTCCCCACACAGCCAGACAAACTGTCCGAGTTAGCGGACCAGGTCTCAGCGATGACTGCGAGTTTAGAG GTTTTAAGTGACGCTCCCGACTATGAAACGAAACGACTTCAATTGGAAACTCTATACAATCGTCTTGAAGCCGCGATCAGTCCACCGATTATAGAAGCTCTCACGCAAATGGACGCGG AACGCACATCCCGTTACGTAACAATATTTACCGGCATGAATCGCTTCGTCTCTCTCTGCCGCTGTTGGCGCCGGGCGGCCGCACAGCGTCTGGCGAGCGACTGGCCGCGACTGTCCTCCCACACCCTCGCCGCTACCACCGCCATGCTATCAGCTGATGCTGCTAAACAG GTTGATTGGCTAACCAACGTTCTGAAGACAGACACCCCTCTTGCTGAGCTGTTGAGACTCTACACGGACCTTCTACTCTCGTTGGACCCTTCACCGACTAAG GTGGTATCAGCCAACCTCAAGCTCTGTTCGACTCCCGAAGAAGGGATCCAGCTGCTAATAACTCTGCGGTCGGACATCGATGACTTTATAACTTGTATACAAGGAATAATTGACGCGCCAAGACCTAATAAAG AAACCCTACCGGCGACAATTCTCCGCGAGTTCGGTCGCGCTGCGTACGCGCCTCTCCGCGAGCTCCTCCCGCAGTACAGCGAGCTGCAGACACAGCTGCTGCTTCAGCATCTGAAGGATCCGCAGCTGGACCAG GAGGATCTTCTAGAACACTCTAGAGCGATACTAACAGTGTCGGAGAGGTGTGAGCAATGGCTGGCCAAAGCTCACAGCACAGCAAAGAAGATAGCAGGAGATGCCCTTAGCCCTTATTATATACCAGCAGTTGAG AATTTTATATCAACCCTCGCGTCTCTTATATCAGCTCATGCCCGCCGCATAGAGACCACCTTCTTATCCTCTGCATCATCAGGCCAGGCCACAGGAGTACTGTCCTCCAGCTTCCCGGCCTCGCTGATGCTGCAGACGGCAGCAGCTACCATCCTGGATACACTCGCCAAGCAGGAGTTTGAAg AACCAAAGGATCTAGATCCCCTCCACGACCTCCCATACCTGCTGCTGGAGTCGTCGGAGCGGCCCCGCGGCCCCCCTCCCCCCCTGCCCTCCTCCGCGACCCTCCGCCGAAGCAAGGACCAGCTGCGGAACCTCGCCAGAGCTATATTGAGGAACCCTATTCATGTACAACTAG AGAAAATACCTCAACTATCTGTTTGGAATAATAATGATGCGCTCTCAACGGACCTCCCAGACTTTGCCCTGTCTCCACAAGAATATATCACTGAG ATTGGGCAGTACTTGATGACATTGCCCCAGCATCTAGAAATGCATTTGTCTGAGAAGCAAGCGCCGCTCCAATATTTATCAGaa GTTTGCACACATACTTGTGAAGTGTATGCggagaaaatattgaatattagaAACATGGATGCCCTTGGCACTAAACGGTGTTTGAATGACATTG TATACCTATCCAGTGTGGTGGAAGATTTGGGTAGCAGCATCACTCCAGCCCTGCGCAGCTTGGAGAAGTCACTGCGAGCCGCCGCGCCGgcacagacagactga